A segment of the Panicum hallii strain FIL2 chromosome 1, PHallii_v3.1, whole genome shotgun sequence genome:
AGGTCGTACCATAAGTAACTTGAATAAATTTATTTTACGTTTTCCTACTCTCCTGAGTGTTTGAAAAATTGATTAACTTCGTTCGAGCTCATTGGGTCTGCCATGCAATATCTCATCTTTCAGGCCAAAGAAGAACTGTTGAGAGTTATTGGTttacaagaagaagaaggaagctCACTTGAATTTCTCAGAAGAGGATACAAGGTTCAGATTTCATCCAGTCAATAGTTGATAGGACGAAATATTATTCATTGCAGTTTAAACTTTGAAATTCAAAGTGCCCTCTTGTATAGCTGAATTTCATCAGAGCATCAATTTTACTAGCTGAGTTTCTGTCATGCAGAATGCTACATGGTGGGAAGAGAACGTTGATCAGGAGACGTCGGCCGCATGGCGAACTTGAGATGCTGATCTGATCAGATGGTGTAACTGAAATTACAGAAAGAAGGCATGTACAGTGTGGCATTGCTTATGCTGCAACTGCGTGTGCAGTACAGGCATGCGAGGTtttccctttttggtgattgtatCATGGTTGAGTTTGGAGGGGACTGTAAACGTGATGTAAAATCTTCTGACTCGTGTTTCGGGTGCCATGAATATATTTCTACAGTAGAAATTCTACCTGAACAAGTTTGTTGATGCAGCGTCAACCCGTTTGTCTTCTGAAATTGTTCTTGGTCACTTGCCCCTTGCGTGAAAGACACGAAGAACTGAGCGGTGTAGTAAATTGGTCAGGAAAGAATTCCAGAAGCTTCCCACAACTGAAAGGGTACGGACGTATTTAAACATGTTCAAGATCTCGGGGTCACATCTGCAAAAAGACCATCACGCGGACGCGGAAGCGGAGTCTGGAAATCGGGAGGGAGACGACGCTGCGCCAGATCGCGGGAGATGGAGCCGAGAGCTGCAATCCACAGATCCGGCGCCCTCTTACTCCTCGCCGCTGTCCTCGCAGCGGCCGCCTCCTCCGCATCCGCCATCGGGGACAAGTGCGCCGCCTGCAAGGCCGTTGCTGTAAGTTCCCTCTGCTCTTCTGTCCTCTTGTCGTTTTTGGAGCAATCCTGCTAAGTGTGTCTGAACTCTGAAACCATTTTATATCAGAGAGGAGAAGAAACTAACTCCGACCTGAAGCTATAGTGCAGGATAGACCATGACCTGGATTTTTTAGCGTTACCTGTAGAATTTCGATGCCGGTTCAGTCAGAATTTGAACTAATACGGGGCCCTGACTAGCACTATTTTGTTGATATCTTGAAATTGTACTAACTAGATTAACGGGGAAATTTCAGCACTAAGGTGCTGGGAAAAATACCATTTTGTGTGCTAATGTCGTGTATACTGCAGTTGTTTGAAAAATTGAGTTTGAGTTCCAACCTTCGAGGGGCATATATGCTTCCTCTTTGTTCCTCTCTACCGTCAGTAAATGAACTTTGTGTTTCAGTAATTTGCAATGCACACTGTACATTCTCTGATGTATCTATTGGTATACTTTCCAGGCAGAGCTAGAGATTGGAATTTCAAGTGTAAGTGCACCAATAATCTTTCTTTCAGTTGCCTTTATTTAAGTGATTCTGACCATTGTTCACGATGCTGATTTCAGTTGTCTGTGATACCAAGTAGCTTTATATTTCTCAAATATTAAGATATCTTTGACAATTGACAAAACAATCATTCCATAATCTTAGCTGCATATATATTATTAGTTTCTCAGTTGTGGCATCATTTGATCAATTATTGTGTTCCTGAATTCTCTAATGCAGGAGAAACCAAGAAATCACTTGGACCTGCGCAACCGCTTGAATTCTAAAGGTCAGAGGGAAGGGAAGGTCATTGATTACAGGTACACAACCAGCATAATAATACACACTGTGAATGAAGAAAAAGATGCATATTGGAAAAATATGTTGAGAGGAATAATCCCTGATTTAACACTACACAGGCAGCGTATTTGATCTTGATGGGCATCCTTTGGTTTCAAAAAACAAGTTATGGATGTATTTCACTGCCTGCTTTTGTCATTATACGTAGTTGATTCTATATACGTGGTGCAGAGTCAGTGAGCTTCGGGTTGTAGAACTTCTGGATGGCCTGTGCGATAAGATGCAAGATTATACCTTGCAGAAGGTAGAACACAAAGATCTATTACTGTTTTAGATTTTGTCCTGAATACCATCTTATCGATGCTGCTTCCCTTTTCTTGATATCCAGCGTAATAAATATGCCATAAATGCAAAGAGGGTTAACAGTATACTTTGTATTGATTTTTTTTCAAATAGCATCAGGATGTTCCCAAGCATTTAGCCACAGACCTAACGTCTTTCTTTTTGGTATGCAGTTGGAATCAGGCGAAAAAGGATGGGTGAAAGTCACAGACTGGAACAGCTTTCAAACTGGTAGttacaccccccccccccccccccccaactctGTGGCTCCTGTTAACTCTTCTGATGACTTGTTATTATATTGATACTGGGAGCCCAAAGTGCGATGTAAATATATGGGTTTCTTACACTATATTAGTGCCTTTTGCCTACTTAGTTGTTTTCTAGCATGCATCACTCCAGGAAAGGCTGCAAGCACCAGGTTTAGAGCTGTGTTTCTGATCATTGCTGAATTTGCTCACCATTAGACTTATTACAAGTAACTCAAATTCAGTGACGTGAAATCTTGGAGGATGTTACCAAAAATGATCTTAGCAAACGATCCTGTATAGGAAATAAAGTTGCATTGTCTTGTGGTAAATCTTAATGCAGAATGCCAAGCAAACAATAAGTCATACCTTTGGATTTATGTTGATTCATTACAATAAAAACATTTGTACATGTGTTAGAATTATCTCCAATGTCCAACATTATATTGATTATGTCATTGTTCTTTTTGTAGAAAAGAAGGCAGCAGCACGAGCACATTCCAAAAATCTGTCCAGCTTCTGTGGAAGGTATGTTAGGTTTTCCCTAATAGAATAAGCAGAACATATAGGCAATTTCAGTATTTTTTTCTGTGAATTTGTCTGGCAGAATGTGGTCTGTATACATAATTTTCTTCTAATTTATGTGGTTGCAAAAATTATACATGTCTTGTTGTCTTGTAAATTGTAAAGACTTCAAGTCACTTGGGTCAATTACACACACTATCCCCAGCCAAACGTATTTGCACATGCAGGCCTTTGCTCGTTTCTGATTGCCATCTTTGTTTCTTGTTAAGCTTTCTCCTTGTTTACTCGACTTAAGCAAGTCTAAACAAACTCTTCACTCACCTGTTGTTTAGAGCACAAGTTTATTGGTTGTGTTAAGATAATATGGACTCTTAGCGGCTTCTGAAGAAGCTTGCAGCTGAAAATTGAGGGGATGAACTGACCAACTTCACTTGATTTGCAGGTTACTTGAGGAAACAGAGGATGAGGTAAGCTTATCTTGGATACTATTCATACAGTACTACTACAGTTTGGTTTTCGCAAATAGCATCTTATTAGCTTGATTGTTAGTTgagttttatttttgaattttaTGGTTTTTGTTTAATTTTGTCAAAACAAGGCCTTATGGATTCTGATTCTTTTTCCGGTTCATTTGCAGCTCTCTGAGTGGATAAAAACAAGCTCCTCAGAATCGGAAAATGTGAGCAAGGCCCTTTGTGAAGATATTAGCAAACACTGTCAGTCCACAAGGTATGTCGTATACTCATATCTGATTTATCAACCATCAAGCATAGATAGATAGTCAGGAAATGGTTTCTGTGATGATGGCTTTTGGTGCCTGCATATAAAGAATTGCACTCAGGAAGGCATTGTAGTGTTTGTAAATTAAGATCCTCCATTTTAACCAAATCTCTAGAGAACATTATGTGAAAGGCCATGTAAGCTGTTAGATTCTTTAGCATGCTTTTGAAATAACGATGCAGGCATGTTTGTACATTCACGCATTGCATATTTTTCTCCTATTTTGATTGCTCTAAAATACGTCCTTTTCATTTCCTCTTCCTTCCAGTGCTACCATCCAGATCGATGATGAACTATAACAGGCCGCGTCCGTGGTGTTCGGCGAAGCAAGACAAGACGGCAGACTGGGAAATGTCAAAGGCACGAAGCTCAAATGGCCCCTGACACCCAGTTTAGTCAGACGTGAAGCTGCCATATTAGATTTTTTGTGTCGAGCTCGCATCCTTGTACTTCAAAATAGGACCTATAATTCGTTCCACATGATGATGTTCTTGGCCTAAAAAGTATAGACTGCTCTATCTATAGATAACAACGGAACAGCAAATTTTGAACACTGAAATACAGTTAAAAACAGCTAAAACTAACTTGTCAGGGGCTAATCTGATATCTGAGTGCTTCCAAGTTTTTATCCAATTCTATCAGTGCTCCGGATTATCCAGTGTTACGCCATGTTGAGTGTGGTTTGATGAGAACACAATACACACCTTAGTATGCCAATGAGATCACCCAAGATTATATGCATTTTGGATTTGCCGAACGCATCCCACTGATCACGCACATTGGGTTGCCATAACAAGTCAGGAAGTCAAGGCTCGTTAGAGTTGTTTATAGACCAAAAATAAACTGCTctagtttgaaataaaatttgCACATTGTGAAGGCAGGCACTGAAACAAATACTACTGTGGCTAGAGACAGTAACAACAATAACAataacaacttagccttttgtcccaagcaaattggggtaggctagagatgaaacccacagaaaataagaacaagaaacacaaaaagcgtacaagccaaaggaagagttaggggttaaataAAAAGTAataaaggtcacggttcaggtacgttaattgctaatctccaagcgctcctatccataactaattccttagcgatattccactcttTAAGGTTTCTCttgaccgtctcgtcccaagttagcctaggtctacctctacctctccttacattatcgccccgctttaaaactccactacgcaccggcgcctcgggaggcctccgttgtacatgtccaaaccatctcaaccaaTATTGAATCaatcgataggtgccaccccgaccctatctcgaatctcttcattCCGGACTCTAtaccttcttgtatgcccgcagaaccaacgcagcatacgcatctctgctacactcagttgctggacatgtcgtcTTTCTGTAGGCCAACATttagcaccgtatagcatcgccgggcgaatcgccatcctatagaacttaccttttagcctctgtggcaccttcttatcacagaggacgccagaagcctgccgccacttcaaccaaccggctgaaattctatgcctaacatcttcatcaatgtctccatctttctgaagcattgatcctaaataccgaaaagtatccttcttggccaccacttgaccttcgaggctaacgtccccatcctcatgcctagtcgggctaaaatcgcacatcatatactcggtcttgatcctactcagtctgaaccccctcaaCTCTAACGTGTGCCTTCACAGCtccaacttcatattaacccctgccctactctcgtcaactagcaccacatcatcagcaaagagcatacaccaagggatatcaccctgtatgtcccttgtgacctcatccatcaccaaagcaaatagataaggaaagcaaatagataagggctcaatgctgacccctgatgtaatcctattttaattggaaagtcactggtatcgctatcacatgttcgaacacaagtcatcgcatccttatacatatccttgatgagggtaatatatttagttgggactttgtgttttccaaggcccaccacatgacgtctctcagtactttgtcatacgccttctctaggtcaataaagaccatgtgtaagtccttcttctcctctctatatctccccatcaactgtcgtactaagaaaatcgcctccatggtcgacctcccaggcatgaacccaacctagttttgggtcacccttgtcaatcttcttaggtgatgctcgataaccctctcccaaagcttcatcgtatggctcatcagcttaatcctccggtagttagtacaactttgaacatctcccttgttcttgaagatcggtactaatatacttctcctccattcctccttCATCCTGTTTGACCGGAAAaataggttaaaaagcttagttaaccatactaccgccctctcgtccaggcatctccacacctcaatggggatgccatcagaacccatcgctttacctcccttcattctcttcaaagcctcctcgatctctgcctcctgaattctcctcacaaagcgtctgttggtatcatcagatgagtcgtccaactcgaaggtaggaccctcattttccccattaaacaatttgtcgaagtattctcgccatatgttcttgatctcctcatccttcaccggaagtcgatctgtcccatccttgatgcatttgatttggtttatgtcccttgtctttcTCTCACGGGTCCTAgcgatcctataaatgtccttctctccttccttcatacctagccgttga
Coding sequences within it:
- the LOC112879026 gene encoding protein canopy-1, with product MEPRAAIHRSGALLLLAAVLAAAASSASAIGDKCAACKAVAAELEIGISSEKPRNHLDLRNRLNSKGQREGKVIDYRVSELRVVELLDGLCDKMQDYTLQKLESGEKGWVKVTDWNSFQTEKKAAARAHSKNLSSFCGRLLEETEDELSEWIKTSSSESENVSKALCEDISKHCQSTSATIQIDDEL